The Alteripontixanthobacter sp. genome has a window encoding:
- a CDS encoding aminotransferase class I/II-fold pyridoxal phosphate-dependent enzyme — translation MKKTTGIDRSITRNWRPATQAVRGGTWRSEHGETSEALFLTSGYTYDDAATVAARFAGDDPGMTYSRLQNPTVAMLEERIALMEGAEACRAQASGMAAMTAALLSQLSAGDHCVAARAAFGSCRWLVDHLLPRFGIETSVIDSADDAAWEAAIRPNTKVFFFETPANPTLDIVDLKLVCDLARAHGIVTVVDNAFCSPALQRPMEFGADVVAYSATKLMDGQGRVLAGAVCGSEEFINETLLPFQRNTGPNLAPFNAWVVHKGLETLGLRAHQQSSNALKLGEFMEHRIQKNGGVMLHPGLASHPRHELAMRQMDACGPIFSFTVKGREQAHAILDALELIDISNNIGDARSLMCHPASTTHAAMGEDAREEMGVVEGMLRINVGLEDADDIIEDMDRALTAAGL, via the coding sequence ATGAAAAAGACTACCGGAATAGATCGCTCGATAACGCGCAATTGGCGGCCGGCGACGCAGGCCGTGCGCGGCGGCACCTGGCGCAGTGAGCATGGCGAGACGAGCGAGGCGCTGTTTCTCACCAGCGGCTATACTTACGACGACGCTGCCACCGTTGCCGCGCGGTTCGCCGGTGACGATCCGGGCATGACCTATTCGCGGTTGCAGAACCCCACCGTGGCCATGCTGGAAGAGCGCATTGCCTTGATGGAGGGCGCGGAGGCCTGCCGCGCGCAGGCCAGCGGGATGGCGGCGATGACGGCGGCACTGCTGTCCCAGCTATCGGCGGGCGATCACTGCGTGGCGGCGCGGGCAGCGTTCGGCAGCTGCCGCTGGCTGGTCGATCACCTGCTACCGCGTTTCGGGATCGAGACGAGCGTGATCGACAGCGCTGACGACGCTGCATGGGAGGCTGCAATCCGGCCCAATACCAAGGTGTTCTTTTTCGAAACTCCCGCCAATCCCACGCTCGATATCGTCGACCTCAAACTGGTCTGCGATCTGGCCAGGGCGCATGGCATCGTGACGGTGGTAGACAACGCCTTCTGCTCCCCCGCATTGCAGCGTCCGATGGAATTCGGTGCGGATGTGGTGGCCTATAGCGCGACAAAGTTGATGGACGGGCAGGGGAGGGTACTCGCCGGGGCGGTCTGCGGGAGCGAAGAGTTCATCAACGAAACTCTGCTGCCTTTCCAGCGCAATACCGGCCCGAATCTCGCTCCATTCAATGCCTGGGTGGTGCATAAGGGGCTGGAAACACTTGGCCTGCGCGCGCATCAGCAAAGCAGTAACGCGCTCAAACTGGGTGAGTTCATGGAGCACCGCATCCAGAAGAATGGCGGCGTGATGCTGCATCCCGGCCTTGCCAGCCATCCGCGGCACGAACTGGCGATGCGGCAAATGGATGCCTGCGGGCCAATCTTCAGCTTCACCGTGAAGGGCCGCGAGCAGGCCCATGCCATCCTCGATGCACTGGAACTGATCGATATCTCCAACAATATCGGCGATGCGCGCAGTCTGATGTGTCACCCAGCCAGCACCACTCACGCCGCAATGGGTGAGGATGCGCGCGAGGAAATGGGTGTGGTCGAAGGC